From the genome of Halobacteriovorax marinus SJ:
TACCTGGAAATTCAGAGAGAGGTATTGAGCTTGCTTACCTTGTAAAAAAGGGAAGCCCTTTTAGCTTTAAACATTTCACTCACAAAAGACGTCCCCTTAACTTCAACTACCCTCACGAAGAAAAAGAAAATAAATACCAAATGAGTATGGGAAAGAAGAGAGTATACAAATCTCACCTTCCCTCTAGAGATATAGCTGAACTTAGAATCTTTAAAGACGACGAGACTAAACCTTTCTTAATCCTATTGGGAGTTCATTTAAAGAGCCAACTCGATAAAGATGGAATTGATTTTGGTGGCAAGCTTAGAAGAGCTGCAGAATTCAAGCAATTAATTGAGACATATAATGTCTTAAATAAGCGCTACCACAATAAGGTGCCAATCCTACTCTTAGGTGATTTTAACGGGAAGGCCTGCAAGGAAGAAACTGATATCGAATTTAAAACTCTCTATGAAACGACTGATTTAGAAGATGTTCTAGAAGTTATAGAGGAACCTAAAGAAGCCAGAATCAGCATTCATATTTTTGATAAACAGGGTGTCGATCAAGGCCACCAACTAGACTATATCTTCATCCCAAAATCTCTCCACTCTCAAATTAATGCTAAACTTAGTGGATTGTATAACTACAAAAATGAAGAGGGAGCTCCCTACCCAAGGCCCACCTCACTCTATGAAAGATACCAGCTCCCCTCGGATCACTTTCCAATTGTCTGCACAATCAAGAATTTCCCTAACTAATTACAACAACTTAACTCTTTGCAAAATGACGAAAGCATTTGGCCTTGTCATAGTGCTCCAATGAATTTGAAATTGACTACACTCCTACTACTTTGTTGCTTCAACATTAACGCGGCAGTTATCGCAATCTTAGATAACGGCGTCGACCACTCTCACTATAAATTAAAGAATAATATCTATAAGAACTATGTCGAAGTTCAAAATAATAGAGATGACGATAGAAATGGCTACGTAGATGACGTGATGGGATGGAATTTCATAGCTATGAATAATGTCGTTTTTGACTTTGAAAGAGAGATTTATCTAACTCATGATATTGAAAGATACTATCACCTCCGTGCCAAGGACTCACTTGGAACTATCACTGAAGTTGAAGATAGAGAGTATAGCATCCTTAAAAAAGATAAAGAGCTAAAAGAGAGAAGAAGTGAATTTACCTCTTGGATGCATGGAACTCATATAGCAGGAATCGCTGCTAATACTAGTGAGCTCCCAGAAGAACTTGAAGAGGACGACATCCTACTTCTGCCAATCGTTTACCTAGGCGACGCGACTTCAGGGCCAGCTCTAGCTCCAGAGTTTAAACCTACTGCCAGTAGAAATCTAAGAACTCAAAGAAGACATCTTAACTCCTACTGGAAAGAGTTCATGGCGTGGCAAGTGAATAAATTCAAACTTGGCGCCCGCTACGCTGCCTCAAAAGCACAGGTTGCCAACGGATCTTTTGGACAAAGCTTTGGCGGAATACAAGATCGCATGAAGTCTTATTACAAAGAACAAATAGGACAAGAATTAAGTGAAGAAGATTCCTTTAAAGCAGCACAAGACTTTATGGTAGAACTTATGGTGCAGACAGAGAAAGTTTTAAAGAAGTTTCCAAATACACTCTTTGTCTTCTCTGCTGGAAATAAGAAGAATGATTCTGATATCTATATTCACTTTCCAAGTGCGGCCAGACTTCCAAATGTTCTCTCTGTGGGAGCTTCATTCGAATATAATGAAATGGCCTATTTCTCAAATTTTGGAAAAGAAACCGTAGACCTCTTCGCTCCAGGTCTGGCCATCCACAGTACGATACCAAGGCAAGGTCATCTAAGAATCAATGGAACAAGTCAGGCATCACCTTTTGTTGCCAATACCGCTGCTAAGGCCATTGCTTTGGCCAAGAAGTTAAATATTAAAATCTCTATTAAAGATATAAGGAAAATCATCCTTCTCACTGTAAATAAGAAAGATGAATTAAGAGAAAAATCAGTGGCTGGTGGAATTATTCATCCAGCTAGAGTCTATAAAACGATCCGCCTACTCAGGCGCTACAGCCTGAGTAGATCAATCAACTATGCCAATTCATGGATCCCTGACATGGCCATAACTCATGAAAAGTCCGATCACAAAGGGCTATTCATCGAACTTCCTACGCCTTAATAAGGAAATATATTCGCTCAAAACCAAGAGAGGAATTTGAATTTAAATTATTTAAATTCCTCCGCAATCTCCCGATAAGTAAGTTAGGAATATCTTAGATTAAGGAGCGATCTTCCATGGTTAACAAAAATAACTTAACGACAATTCTATTCTTGGGAACATTTTCTCTAGTTATGAGCTCTTGCTCATCAGGCTACTCCTATAAGAAACCTGAGTCATTCGAAGAGAAAATTAGCCGCTATGAAGCGAGAAGTTTAAATACAAACCTAGTTCCTGAAGTTCAGGTAAGTAAGAGCTTTAAACATACTTCTAGAAAGTCTAGAGGACCTGCTTCAGTCACTACATCTAGTAGTGAGGATAAAGGCTATAACCAATATAATAATAAGAGACTGTACTTCCTTACACTCTACTCTCAGTACCAACAGATCAAGCCGCTGGCGTCTAATGAGAGTGTGGCCATCGAGCTTAACCACTGTCCTAGCTTTCATACAAGCTTTCTAAGCTACAATGAGTCTAGTCCAAAGAGTACGAGTGCTAGAGACTATAAGATGCCATTTAAGTCAAT
Proteins encoded in this window:
- a CDS encoding S8 family serine peptidase yields the protein MNLKLTTLLLLCCFNINAAVIAILDNGVDHSHYKLKNNIYKNYVEVQNNRDDDRNGYVDDVMGWNFIAMNNVVFDFEREIYLTHDIERYYHLRAKDSLGTITEVEDREYSILKKDKELKERRSEFTSWMHGTHIAGIAANTSELPEELEEDDILLLPIVYLGDATSGPALAPEFKPTASRNLRTQRRHLNSYWKEFMAWQVNKFKLGARYAASKAQVANGSFGQSFGGIQDRMKSYYKEQIGQELSEEDSFKAAQDFMVELMVQTEKVLKKFPNTLFVFSAGNKKNDSDIYIHFPSAARLPNVLSVGASFEYNEMAYFSNFGKETVDLFAPGLAIHSTIPRQGHLRINGTSQASPFVANTAAKAIALAKKLNIKISIKDIRKIILLTVNKKDELREKSVAGGIIHPARVYKTIRLLRRYSLSRSINYANSWIPDMAITHEKSDHKGLFIELPTP
- a CDS encoding endonuclease/exonuclease/phosphatase family protein gives rise to the protein MSDFSICSFNVENLFLPPYSDEASYTLYKYEKSKDKVERLAKAILDIDSDIYFLCEVGGEDSLKNFVSEYLNDNYHYSLIPGNSERGIELAYLVKKGSPFSFKHFTHKRRPLNFNYPHEEKENKYQMSMGKKRVYKSHLPSRDIAELRIFKDDETKPFLILLGVHLKSQLDKDGIDFGGKLRRAAEFKQLIETYNVLNKRYHNKVPILLLGDFNGKACKEETDIEFKTLYETTDLEDVLEVIEEPKEARISIHIFDKQGVDQGHQLDYIFIPKSLHSQINAKLSGLYNYKNEEGAPYPRPTSLYERYQLPSDHFPIVCTIKNFPN